In Dromiciops gliroides isolate mDroGli1 chromosome 5, mDroGli1.pri, whole genome shotgun sequence, the following are encoded in one genomic region:
- the ETFRF1 gene encoding electron transfer flavoprotein regulatory factor 1, producing the protein MKMANPLRGEVLTLYKNLLYVGREYPKGADYFKRRLKAAFLKNKDVKDPEKIKELIARGEFVIKELEALYFLRKYRAMKQRYHLEDDKTK; encoded by the exons ATGAAAATGGCTAACCCATTAAGAGGAGAAGTTTTAACtctttataaaaat cTGCTGTATGTCGGAAGAGAATATCCAAAGGGAGCAGACTACTTTAAAAGACGTTTGAAAGCAGctttccttaaaaacaaagaTGTGAAGGACCCAGAGAAGATCAAAGAACTTATTGCACGAGGAGAATTTGTAATAAAAGAGCTAGAAGCCTTGTACTTCCTTAGAAAATACAGAGCTATGAAGCAACGCTACCACTTAGAGGATGACAAaactaagtga